The segment GATTTAAATGGAAGGGTAGAATATATAATTGGGGGAGAAAAATGTGAGGTAGGATTAGAATCTACTATAGTTGATTGTACAGTAAATCCTCCTTGTGTATTAAGACCTGGTGGAATAACACTAGAAATGTTAAGAGAAATAGAACCAGAAATATATATAGATCCAGCTATTATGAAAAAAGCTGATAAGAATTTTAAACCTAAGGCACCAGGAATGAAATATAGACATTATGCACCAAAAGCTCCTGTTAAAATTATTGCTGGAAATTTGGTAAAAAGTATTGCAAAAATCAATGAAATGGTGCAAAATTATATAGATGATGGTAAGAAGGTGGGCATTATGGCCACTGAAGAGACAAAAGGTAAATATTCTAATGCTATAATAAAGTCTTTAGGAAGTAGAGAGGACTTACATACTATAGCACATAATTTATTTAAGACCTTAAGTGAATTTGATAGTGAGAATGTAGATATAATATTATCAGAAGCTTTCCGAGAGGAAGAAATTGGTATTGCAATTATGAATAGACTAAAAAAAGCAGCTGGATTCGATATAATATATGTTTAACTTATAATTAAAATTTACAAGAAGGAGGGACAGTATGGAGATTTTATTTGTTTGTACAGGAAATACATGTAGAAGTTGTATGGCTGAAGTTATTTTTAATGAAATGTCCGATATAGAAAATATAAAAGCATATTCAGCGGGGATTTCTATTGTTTCAGGAAGTAAAACATCTAAAAATGCTGTCCAATTAGTAAAGGATAATTTTAATTTAGACATAAGTAATAGATTTGCCCAGCAATTATTGCCTGGAGATATTAAGAAAAGTAATCTTATATTGACAATGACAGAATATATGGCAGAGGTTCTTAAAGATACTTTCCCTAAAGAAAAACAAAAAATATTCTCGTTAAACTCATTTGTTAATATTAGTAAAGATGTATCTGATCCATTTGGTGGAAATGTTGAAATGTATCAGAGAACTTTTTATTCCCTAAAAAAGAGTATAGAATTATTGATTAGTAAACTAAAGGAAGATAGTGGTAAATAATACTGGTATCTTCTTTTTTTGCATAAAATATTACTTAAGGAGGAGAAAACTTATGAAAATAGCTATAGGCTCTGATCATGGTGGAGTAAACTTAAAGAAGGATGTTATTAAACATTTACAAGAAAAAGGTATAGAAGTAAAGGATTTTGGTACTTATACAGAGGAGTCTTGTGATTATCCAGAGTATGGACAAAAAGTGGCAGAAGAAGTAGTAGCAAAGAATTATGACTTTGGTATAGTTATATGTGGAACAGGAATAGGAATAAGTATATCAGCAAATAAGGTGCCAGGAGCAAGAGCTGCATTATGTCATGATACTTTTAGTGCACATGCAACTCGCGAACATAATAATGCAAATATACTTGCATTAGGTGCTAGAGTTACTGGACCAGGACTTGCTTTGGACATAGTTGATGCTTTCCTAGGAGCTAAATTCGAAGGTGGAAGACACGAAAGAAGAATAGATAAAATAACTGAGATTGAAAAAAAGTATGAAAAATAGTTAGGAAATAGTAAAAAAATATTTATTTTTTAGGAGGAATTTTTTATGAGTAAAGTTACACAAATTGCACACCCTTTAATACTACATAAATTATCAATTATAAGAAATAAAAATACAGGTTCCAAAGATTTTAGAGAACTTGTAGAAGAAGTTGCTATGTTAATGGCATATGAAGTTACTCGTGATTTACCATTAGAAGAAGTTGAAATAGAAACACCTATATGTAAGACAAAGTGCAAAATGCTTTCTGGTAAGAAGATGGCTATTGTTCCTATTTTAAGAGCAGGACTTGGCATGGTAGATGGAATGTTAAAACTTATACCAGCTGCTAAGGTTGGACATATAGGAATGTATAGAGATGAAGAAACATTTAAACCTGTAGAATATTTTTGCAAAATGCCTCAAGATATAGATGAAAGAGATATAATTGTAACAGATCCAATGCTTGCTACAGGAGGCTCTGCAATAGATGCAATAAATGCTCTTAAGAAAAGAGGAGCTAAAAGCATAAGATTAATGTGCTTAATATCTTCACCAGAAGGTATTAAATCTGTAATGGATGCACACCCAGATGTTGATATTTATGTTGGAAGTATAGACGAAAGATTAAACGAACAAGGTTATATAATACCAGGTCTTGGAGATGCAGGAGACAGACTATTCGGAACTAAATAAGCTAAAGAAAATAATAAGGGTTAGGGTGTAATACTACATTCTAGCCCTTTATTTGCGAATATATGGAATTTAATACGGGTTAATCTTTTGCTAAACTTAAGCTTTAAATCTTCCAATTAATCAATTTATAGTATAAAATATTATAGGATGGTTACATAATATTATTACAAAAATAGAGGGGTAATATGGAAAGAATAGATAAACACAATTATTATTTAGATATTTGTCAAACCATATTGGAGCGTGGAACTTGTTTAAGAAGAAATTTTGGAGCGATAATTGTAAAAAATGATGAAATAATT is part of the Clostridium botulinum genome and harbors:
- a CDS encoding L-threonylcarbamoyladenylate synthase: MNTKVSYLDLKNLDVKIIEEAGEVLREGGLVAFPTETVYGLGANALDSEAVNKIFIAKGRPQDNPLIVHIADFNLDDLVEEVPIIAEKIMKKFWPGPLTLIMKKSSKIPYVTSAGLESVGIRMPSNVVARELIKKSGVPIAAPSANISGKPSPTNIERCIEDLNGRVEYIIGGEKCEVGLESTIVDCTVNPPCVLRPGGITLEMLREIEPEIYIDPAIMKKADKNFKPKAPGMKYRHYAPKAPVKIIAGNLVKSIAKINEMVQNYIDDGKKVGIMATEETKGKYSNAIIKSLGSREDLHTIAHNLFKTLSEFDSENVDIILSEAFREEEIGIAIMNRLKKAAGFDIIYV
- the upp gene encoding uracil phosphoribosyltransferase → MSKVTQIAHPLILHKLSIIRNKNTGSKDFRELVEEVAMLMAYEVTRDLPLEEVEIETPICKTKCKMLSGKKMAIVPILRAGLGMVDGMLKLIPAAKVGHIGMYRDEETFKPVEYFCKMPQDIDERDIIVTDPMLATGGSAIDAINALKKRGAKSIRLMCLISSPEGIKSVMDAHPDVDIYVGSIDERLNEQGYIIPGLGDAGDRLFGTK
- a CDS encoding low molecular weight protein arginine phosphatase, translating into MEILFVCTGNTCRSCMAEVIFNEMSDIENIKAYSAGISIVSGSKTSKNAVQLVKDNFNLDISNRFAQQLLPGDIKKSNLILTMTEYMAEVLKDTFPKEKQKIFSLNSFVNISKDVSDPFGGNVEMYQRTFYSLKKSIELLISKLKEDSGK
- the rpiB gene encoding ribose 5-phosphate isomerase B, with amino-acid sequence MKIAIGSDHGGVNLKKDVIKHLQEKGIEVKDFGTYTEESCDYPEYGQKVAEEVVAKNYDFGIVICGTGIGISISANKVPGARAALCHDTFSAHATREHNNANILALGARVTGPGLALDIVDAFLGAKFEGGRHERRIDKITEIEKKYEK